A genomic region of Raphanus sativus cultivar WK10039 chromosome 6, ASM80110v3, whole genome shotgun sequence contains the following coding sequences:
- the LOC130496915 gene encoding protein FAR1-RELATED SEQUENCE 4-like — protein MSNHVSGIPGSPEESYMMMYSYLYMLKQVNPGTKTCVKLNDASKFKYMFIALGACIEGFAFMRKMIDVDATSLKNKYGGVLVFAEAQDPNGQSYPLAFAVLDSENLTSWTWFFEMLKSVIPDSSELVFMSERNQSLIFAIGSVFPEAHHGHCLWHLKEKVKWHAGNVNKVIVGHTFMELGRYYTVDDFNSAYDSFEKRYPAVYKYVQEHTEKDKWARVFFPRDRYNFDTINNVESMKSVFKEATTWALIPMLDCIVRKFSDWFTQRK, from the coding sequence ATGAGCAATCATGTAAGTGGTATACCTGGTAGTCCGGAAGAGAGCTACATGATGATGTATAGTTATTTGTACATGTTAAAGCAAGTGAATCCAGGAACAAAAACTTGTGTGAAATTGAATGATGCAAGTAAATTCAAGTACATGTTCATAGCTTTGGGAGCTTGCATTGAAGGGTTTGCATTTATGAGGAAAATGATAGATGTGGATGCGACATCGCTGAAGAACAAATATGGTGGTGTTCTAGTTTTCGCGGAAGCTCAAGATCCTAATGGTCAAAGTTATCCACTTGCGTTTGCAGTACTAGATAGTGAGAATCTTACTAGTTGGACTTGGTTTTTCGAGATGCTTAAAAGTGTTATACCAGACTCTTCTGAACTGGTTTTCATGAGTGAAAGAAATCAGAGTCTGATCTTCGCTATAGGAAGCGTGTTTCCAGAGGCTCACCATGGGCATTGTTTATGGCATTTGAAGGAAAAGGTGAAATGGCATGCTGGTAACGTCAACAAGGTTATAGTCGGGCATACATTTATGGAGTTGGGCAGATATTACACGGTGGATGACTTCAACTCTGCTTACGACTCATTTGAAAAAAGATATCCTGCTGTGTACAAGTATGTGCAGGAACATACTGAAAAGGACAAATGGGCAAGAGTTTTTTTCCCACGTGACAGGTACAACTTCGATACAATCAACAATGTGGAATCAATGAAGAGCGTGTTTAAAGAGGCAACGACGTGGGCATTAATACCAATGTTGGATTGTATCGTCAGGAAATTCTCTGATTGGTTCACTCAACGGAAGTAA
- the LOC108809187 gene encoding probable acylpyruvase FAHD2, mitochondrial produces MASSMIQRMFKQGTKIVGVGLNYASHAKELGNALPKDPIVFLKPTSSYLENGGTIEIPHPLDSLHHEVELAVVIGHKARDVPERLAMDYIGGYALALDMTAKEYHATAMASGLPCTLAKAQDTFTPISSVLPKAMVVDPNNLELWLKVDDEIRQKGWTKDMIYKVPYLISYISSVMTLFRGDVILTGTPEGIGPVKIGQKINAGITGLSEVQFDVGRRVRPLLSS; encoded by the exons ATGGCGAGTTCGATGATCCAGAGGATGTTCAAGCAAGGCACGAAGATCGTAGGCGTTGGTCTCAATTACGCTTCACACGCCAAAGAACTTGGCAACGCACTCCCGAAG GATCCGATTGTGTTCTTGAAGCCAACATCTTCGTATTTAGAAAACGGTGGAACGATAGAGATCCCTCATCCTCTGGATTCACTTCACCACGAGGTTGAACTCGCTGTAGTGATTGGACACAAGGCTAGAGATGTCCCTGAACGGTTAGCCATGGATTACATCGGAG GATATGCGCTTGCTCTTGATATGACTGCTAAGGAATACCACGCTACTGCCATG GCATCTGGTCTGCCATGTACACTTGCTAAAGCACAGGATACCTTCACTCCCATCAGCTCTGTT CTACCAAAGGCAATGGTGGTCGATCCAAATAACCTGGAACTCTGGCTAAAG GTTGATGATGAGATAAGACAAAAAGGTTGGACAAAGGACATGATCTACAAGGTCCCATATCTCATCAGCTACATAAGTTCTGTAATGACCCTTTTCAGAGGAGATGTCATCTTGACAG GTACACCAGAAGGTATTGGACCTGTAAAGATTGGTCAGAAGATAAACGCTGGAATCACCGGTCTTTCTGAAGTTCAGTTCGATGTCGGTAGGCGTGTAAGGCCATTGTTGAGCTCCTAG
- the LOC130496914 gene encoding putative pentatricopeptide repeat-containing protein At3g16710, mitochondrial isoform X2: protein MRSSIAKRFLLLPLHKHRLHTGAPPSTRLCASRAFSNHRQTLRTDLNNLHNLNEALDLFTRMSLSRPLPSLGDFTRLLTAIAAMEDDEEDRNDVVISLFDQMRNLGVSPLLYTCNIVINSLSKSSLPHHTPFAFLGKMTKLGFEPDVFTFTSLLTGLCYRNRLDDAVALFVKMVEIGCCCKPNVVTYTTLIHCLCKNRHVDHALDLFNQMETNGVRANVVTFNALVTGLCDCGRWGDLALLLREMIERRVRPNVVTFTALIDAFAKAGKVLDAVELFQGMSVEPNVVTYNSLINGFCKHGRLDEGMKMLDLMERKGCVPDMVTYTTLIHGFCKSKRVEDGVRLFNEMSLKGLAANTVTYTVFIQGYCLVGKPDVAQEVFNQMGSSRDIRTYNVLLDGLCCNGKVEKALMIFEEMREREMDVSIVTYTIVIQGMCKARANS, encoded by the exons ATGCGTAGTTCCATTGCGAAAAggttccttcttcttcctcttcataaACATCGCCTGCATACAGGAGCTCCTCCCTCCACTAGACTCTGCGCTTCACGAGCTTTCTCCAATCACCGACAAACTCTGAGAACCGATCTCAACAATCTCCACAATCTCAACGAAGCTCTCGATCTATTCACTCGAATGTCTCTCTCCCGCCCCCTCCCTTCCCTCGGCGATTTCACCAGACTCCTCACCGCAATCGCCGCAATGGAGGACGACGAAGAAGACAGAAACGACGTCGTGATCTCCCTCTTCGACCAAATGCGAAACCTCGGAGTCTCCCCTCTTCTCTACACCTGCAACATCGTAATCAACTCTCTATCCAAATCCTCTCTCCCTCACCACACTCCCTTCGCCTTTCTCGGCAAAATGACCAAGCTCGGGTTCGAACCCGACGTCTTCACCTTCACTTCTCTCCTCACCGGCCTCTGTTACAGGAACAGACTCGACGATGCAGTAGCTTTGTTTGTTAAGATGGTGGAGATCGGGTGTTGTTGTAAGCCTAACGTCGTTACCTACACCACTCTGATCCACTGCCTTTGCAAGAACAGACACGTGGATCACGCGCTTGACCTTTTTAACCAGATGGAAACTAACGGTGTTAGAGCGAATGTTGTTACTTTTAACGCTTTAGTAACAGGACTTTGCGATTGTGGTAGATGGGGAGACTTAGCTCTGCTTCTGAGAGAGATGATTGAGAGGAGAGTTAGACCGAACGTGGTCACTTTCACTGCGTTGATCGACGCGTTTGCGAAAGCTGGGAAGGTTTTAGATGCTGTGGAACTGTTCCAGGGGATGTCTGTAGAACCTAATGTGGTCACTTACAACTCGCTAATCAACGGGTTTTGCAAGCACGGTCGGTTAGATGAGGGTATGAAGATGTTGGATTTGATGGAGAGGAAGGGCTGTGTCCCGGATATGGTGACTTATACTACTCTCATACATGGATTCTGCAAGTCCAAGAGGGTAGAGGACGGCGTGAGGCTCTTTAACGAGATGTCTCTGAAAGGATTAGCTGCCAACACGGTCACTTACACGGTCTTTATCCAGGGTTATTGTCTAGTGGGCAAACCCGATGTTGCGCAAGAAGTGTTTAACCAGATGGGTTCTTCTCGCGATATCAGGACCTACAACGTTCTGCTAGATGGGCTGTGTTGTAACGGGAAGGTGGAGAAGGCGTTGATGATATTTGAGGAGATGCGGGAGAGAGAAATGGATGTTAGTATTGTTACGTATACTATTGTTATTCAAGGGATGTGCAAG GCGAGGGCTAATTCATGA
- the LOC130496914 gene encoding putative pentatricopeptide repeat-containing protein At3g16710, mitochondrial isoform X1 — MRSSIAKRFLLLPLHKHRLHTGAPPSTRLCASRAFSNHRQTLRTDLNNLHNLNEALDLFTRMSLSRPLPSLGDFTRLLTAIAAMEDDEEDRNDVVISLFDQMRNLGVSPLLYTCNIVINSLSKSSLPHHTPFAFLGKMTKLGFEPDVFTFTSLLTGLCYRNRLDDAVALFVKMVEIGCCCKPNVVTYTTLIHCLCKNRHVDHALDLFNQMETNGVRANVVTFNALVTGLCDCGRWGDLALLLREMIERRVRPNVVTFTALIDAFAKAGKVLDAVELFQGMSVEPNVVTYNSLINGFCKHGRLDEGMKMLDLMERKGCVPDMVTYTTLIHGFCKSKRVEDGVRLFNEMSLKGLAANTVTYTVFIQGYCLVGKPDVAQEVFNQMGSSRDIRTYNVLLDGLCCNGKVEKALMIFEEMREREMDVSIVTYTIVIQGMCKVGKVEDAFDLFCSLFSKGMRPNVVTYTAMITGFCRRGLIHEADALFRKMKEDGFLPNERVS, encoded by the coding sequence ATGCGTAGTTCCATTGCGAAAAggttccttcttcttcctcttcataaACATCGCCTGCATACAGGAGCTCCTCCCTCCACTAGACTCTGCGCTTCACGAGCTTTCTCCAATCACCGACAAACTCTGAGAACCGATCTCAACAATCTCCACAATCTCAACGAAGCTCTCGATCTATTCACTCGAATGTCTCTCTCCCGCCCCCTCCCTTCCCTCGGCGATTTCACCAGACTCCTCACCGCAATCGCCGCAATGGAGGACGACGAAGAAGACAGAAACGACGTCGTGATCTCCCTCTTCGACCAAATGCGAAACCTCGGAGTCTCCCCTCTTCTCTACACCTGCAACATCGTAATCAACTCTCTATCCAAATCCTCTCTCCCTCACCACACTCCCTTCGCCTTTCTCGGCAAAATGACCAAGCTCGGGTTCGAACCCGACGTCTTCACCTTCACTTCTCTCCTCACCGGCCTCTGTTACAGGAACAGACTCGACGATGCAGTAGCTTTGTTTGTTAAGATGGTGGAGATCGGGTGTTGTTGTAAGCCTAACGTCGTTACCTACACCACTCTGATCCACTGCCTTTGCAAGAACAGACACGTGGATCACGCGCTTGACCTTTTTAACCAGATGGAAACTAACGGTGTTAGAGCGAATGTTGTTACTTTTAACGCTTTAGTAACAGGACTTTGCGATTGTGGTAGATGGGGAGACTTAGCTCTGCTTCTGAGAGAGATGATTGAGAGGAGAGTTAGACCGAACGTGGTCACTTTCACTGCGTTGATCGACGCGTTTGCGAAAGCTGGGAAGGTTTTAGATGCTGTGGAACTGTTCCAGGGGATGTCTGTAGAACCTAATGTGGTCACTTACAACTCGCTAATCAACGGGTTTTGCAAGCACGGTCGGTTAGATGAGGGTATGAAGATGTTGGATTTGATGGAGAGGAAGGGCTGTGTCCCGGATATGGTGACTTATACTACTCTCATACATGGATTCTGCAAGTCCAAGAGGGTAGAGGACGGCGTGAGGCTCTTTAACGAGATGTCTCTGAAAGGATTAGCTGCCAACACGGTCACTTACACGGTCTTTATCCAGGGTTATTGTCTAGTGGGCAAACCCGATGTTGCGCAAGAAGTGTTTAACCAGATGGGTTCTTCTCGCGATATCAGGACCTACAACGTTCTGCTAGATGGGCTGTGTTGTAACGGGAAGGTGGAGAAGGCGTTGATGATATTTGAGGAGATGCGGGAGAGAGAAATGGATGTTAGTATTGTTACGTATACTATTGTTATTCAAGGGATGTGCAAGGTTGGTAAGGTGGAAGATgcttttgatttgttttgtagCCTTTTCTCCAAGGGGATGAGGCCTAATGTTGTGACGTACACTGCAATGATAACGGGGTTTTGTAGGCGAGGGCTAATTCATGAAGCTGATGCGTTGTTTAGGAAAATGAAAGAAGATGGGTTCTTACCAAATGAGCGTGTGTCTTGA
- the LOC130496918 gene encoding RING-H2 finger protein ATL2-like, which translates to MNSDEHNPMENWPGEDISDSQTYDANVRLTLLAIVTLSTLGIIMAFSYLYDRYSRSRHHARHNHQRRRTMFLFAADPSPPASVTPSTGLDPAVLKSLPVFAFSAAKDPIECAVCLSEFEEGETGRVLPGCKHAFHVECIDMWFHSHSTCPLCRSLVELPPAATMTTVEEKGVTVIMISREPVSGRI; encoded by the coding sequence ATGAACTCCGACGAGCATAACCCGATGGAAAACTGGCCCGGGGAAGACATCTCTGACTCTCAGACCTACGACGCGAACGTCAGACTCACGCTACTCGCCATTGTAACCCTCTCCACCTTAGGCATAATAATGGCCTTCTCCTATCTCTACGATCGCTACTCCAGGAGTCGTCACCACGCTCGCCATAACCACCAACGCCGCCGCACAATGTTTCTCTTTGCCGCCGATCCTTCTCCTCCCGCTTCCGTAACCCCTTCAACCGGCCTCGATCCCGCCGTCTTGAAATCTCTCCCCGTTTTCGCTTTCTCCGCCGCGAAGGATCCGATCGAATGCGCCGTTTGTCTCTCGGAGTTCGAGGAGGGCGAGACGGGTCGGGTTTTGCCCGGTTGTAAACACGCGTTTCACGTTGAGTGTATTGATATGTGGTTTCATTCTCACTCGACTTGTCCTCTCTGCCGCTCCCTCGTTGAGCTTCCTCCCGCGGCGACGATGACGACGGTGGAGGAGAAGGGAGTCACGGTCATCATGATTTCTCGTGAACCGGTATCGGGTCGGATATAA
- the LOC130496917 gene encoding RING-H2 finger protein ATL2-like yields MLAIEHDIFTTISIAFSLLFLIYFTIHSLCDLWCLRRSRSHHIRRTMFFFAATDPSPASCGLDPAVLKSLPVFTFSDATHKNPIECAVCLSEFEEGETGRVLPGCKHAFHVECIDMWFHSHSTCPLCRSLVEIATMVEEEEEEQIVIAISHGPVSATEPDSTSGTGSSFAGAPSQSRSSSCQIVMNESDIERGREEIK; encoded by the coding sequence ATGCTGGCCATCGAGCATGACATATTCACGACAATCTCCATTGCATTCTCCCTCTTATTCCTCATATATTTCACCATCCACTCTCTTTGCGATCTCTGGTGTCTCCGCCGTTCTAGGAGTCACCACATTCGCCGTACAATGTTTTTCTTCGCCGCCACCGATCCTTCTCCTGCTTCTTGTGGCCTCGATCCCGCCGTCTTGAAATCTCTCCCCGTTTTCACTTTCTCCGACGCGACGCACAAGAACCCGATCGAATGCGCCGTTTGTCTCTCGGAGTTCGAGGAGGGCGAGACGGGTCGGGTTTTGCCCGGTTGTAAACACGCTTTTCACGTTGAGTGTATTGATATGTGGTTTCACTCTCATTCGACTTGTCCTCTTTGTCGCTCTCTCGTCGAGATTGCGACgatggtggaggaggaggaggaggagcaaaTCGTGATCGCGATTTCTCATGGACCGGTTTCTGCAACTGAACCGGACTCGACCTCAGGGACTGGATCTTCTTTTGCTGGAGCTCCGTCTCAGTCGCGGTCGTCAAGCTGCCAGATAGTGATGAACGAGTCTGATATTGAGCGGGGAAGAGAAGAGATTAAATGA
- the LOC130496916 gene encoding RING-H2 finger protein ATL2-like has product MHSDEEHDPFITVFVAIIFLFFIYVTLYSLYDLCCLRRSRSNHIRSSRSLSPAMVFVPIDPSHIPSRGGLDPAVVKSLPVFTFSGAAEDPIDCAVCLSEFEEGESGRVLPGCEHAFHVECIDMWFHSHSTCPLCRSLVEPLVDQTVIAISPEPVSETEPAVEMSRRSFRELEDGFLTGDSLANHHSLPLPPRSRRMLSFTRMLSRDRRSAPSSFAGAPHQSSPSCGIVMNELDIERGGEEIKSDFRHVEFS; this is encoded by the coding sequence ATGCACTCCGACGAGGAGCATGACCCGTTCATAACAGTCTTTGTTGCAATCATCTTCTTATTCTTCATTTATGTCACCCTCTACTCTCTTTACGATCTCTGCTGTCTCCGCCGTTCTAGGAGTAATCACATCCGCAGTAGCCGCAGCCTCAGCCCTGCAATGGTTTTCGTCCCCATCGATCCTTCTCATATCCCCTCGCGCGGCGGCCTCGATCCCGCCGTCGTTAAATCTCTCCCCGTTTTCACTTTCTCCGGCGCGGCGGAGGATCCGATCGATTGCGCCGTTTGTCTCTCCGAGTTCGAGGAGGGAGAGTCGGGTCGGGTTTTGCCCGGTTGCGAACACGCTTTTCACGTGGAATGTATCGATATGTGGTTTCACTCTCACTCCACTTGTCCTCTCTGCCGCTCTCTCGTCGAGCCTCTCGTCGACCAAACCGTGATCGCGATTTCTCCTGAACCGGTTTCTGAAACTGAACCGGCGGTTGAGATGTCGAGAAGGAGTTTCAGAGAGTTGGAAGATGGTTTTTTGACAGGGGATTCGTTGGCGAATCATCACTCGTTGCCGTTGCCGCCGAGGAGTCGTAGGATGTTATCTTTTACTCGGATGTTGAGCAGAGATCGAAGAAGTGCACCGTCTTCTTTTGCCGGAGCTCCGCATCAATCGTCGCCGAGCTGCGGGATAGTGATGAACGAATTGGATATTGAGCGGGGAGGAGAAGAGATTAAAAGTGATTTCCGTCACGTGGAGTTTTCTTGA
- the LOC108805922 gene encoding condensin-2 complex subunit H2 isoform X2, which yields MTSHGVERIHRVQPERDLVANWEVDLSEKLEEYLLKICSGELTGNEEEDSPVNFAEAALLLQGSVQVYSKKVEYLYNLVLRTLEFLSNQREQEESKGTSNEAEESSSRLVDEEENDLFWNVDDIPVDAKNSLDNSGGADSCPSQFVKPPANLVVLEGDCLDTSGDGGELESYLLATTHLYRDFILLDPCDAVAVNEFLGGSNASSKGKTSSRRGSSGRRSFHSPVGRSGGGSGRRSSLGTNQGTKVQDAQNCDQGSSPPPPPVFGDDDHGFDMDNDDHGGGAMDLCDTDADDDEDDPWKPLNPYEPGKLKVKPFKKVKNLRKFGGSLTKDHITSMYPLARPNGPISTELTGVWEKRRREPQDIPCYEKLRALLVNGGNLPTTDANGNDKDGVKDNNHDGGSDSHDFGDDHEPAFMDEDGPVMNDDGGFTNYDGFGNEEDSHCQESLEDLCRSHLDALLANIAKNEKQTDLAARVSSWKQKIEQNLEEQELHPPFDIREYGERILNKLTVEESGHVEAFTDLMKDQEKHDVARAFSALLQLVNNGEVDLEKPGNSVGEPVCYTAANPFSVRLLNDGNRETEKRGMDLPRKRAKSPVAKGKTHESPPPKKANTTTSSSVSSQRRKVSLKINSVGARCKPNGKKRGKGRSDEVAVVGEGSEVSSVKSSVGS from the exons ATGACGAGCCACGGCGTCGAGAGGATTCATAGGGTACAGCCGGAGAGAGATTTGGTCGCGAATTGGGAAGTCGATTTGTCGGAGAAGCTAGAGGAGTACCTCCTCAAAATCTGCTCCGGCGAACTCACCggaaacgaagaagaagactcGCCTGTCAATTTCGCCGAAG CTGCTTTGCTGCTTCAGGGTTCGGTCCAGGTTTACAGCAAGAAAGTGGAGTACTTGTACAACTTGGTCTTACGTACTTTGGAGTTTCTATCCAACCAAAG AGAGCAAGAAGAGTCCAAAGGTACATCAAACGAGGCTGAGGAGAGCTCCTCTCGTCtggttgatgaagaagaaaatgaccTCTTCTGGAATGTGGATGACATCCCAG TTGATGCAAAGAATAGCTTGGACAACTCGGGTGGCGCAGATTCATGTCCGAGTCAGTTTGTCAAGCCTCCAGCAAATCTAGTTGTTCTTGAAGGTGACTGTTTGGATACTAGTGGTGACGGAGGAGAATTGGAATCCTATCTG TTAGCAACTACACATCTCTACCGAGACTTTATTCTATTAGACCCTTGTGATGCTGTAGCGGTGAATGAATTTTTAGGTGGTAGCAATGCCAGTAGTAAAGGAAAGACAAGTTCTCGCAGAGGCAGCTCAGGTCGTAGAAGTTTTCACTCACCAGTAGGACGTTCTGGAGGAGGTAGTGGCCGTAGATCATCTTTGGGAACGAATCAGGGCACCAAGGTTCAAGATGCTCAGAACTGTGACCAAGGGTCttcccctcctcctcctcctgttTTTGGAGATGATGATCATGGTTTTGACATGGATAATGATGACCATGGAGGAGGAGCCATGGATTTGTGTGATACagatgctgatgatgatgaagatgatccATGGAAGCCGTTGAATCCCTACGAACCAGGGAAGTTGAAAGTGAAGCCTTTCAAAAAAG TGAAAAATTTGAGAAAGTTTGGAGGGAGCCTTACCAAAGACCATATCACTTCCATGTATCCTCTTGCCAGACCCAACGGTCCCATCAGTACAGAGCTCACCGGAGTTTGGGAGAAGCGCCGCAGAGAACCACAAGACATTCCCTGTTACGAGAAG CTTCGAGCATTGCTTGTTAACGGAGGAAACCTACCTACTACTGATGCTAACGGCAATGACAAGGACGGCGTTAAAGATAACAACCATGATGGCGGCAGCGACTCCCATGATTTTGGTGATGATCATGAGCCTGCGTTCATGGATGAAGATGGTCCCGTTATG AATGATGATGGTGGTTTCACAAACTACGATGGATTTGGAAACGAAGAGGACTCACATTGTCAAGAAAGCTTGGAAGATCTTTGCCGCTCTCACCTG gATGCTCTTCTTGCAAACATAGCTAAAAATGAGAAGCAAACGGATCTGGCTGCTAGGGTTTCATCGTGGAAACAGAAAATCGAGCAAAACCTAGAAGAGCAA gAGCTACACCCTCCTTTTGACATTCGAGAATACGGTGAAAGGATTCTCAATAAGCTAACTGTTGAAGAGAGTGGACACGTGGAGGCCTTTACCGATCTCATGAAAGATCAAGAAAAGCACGATGTAGCTCGAGCTTTCTCTGCACTTCTCCAGTTA GTGAACAATGGAGAGGTTGATCTCGAGAAACCTGGCAATTCGGTAGGCGAGCCAGTTTGCTACACAGCGGCTAATCCTTTCAGCGTACGGTTGCTTAACGATGGTAACAGAGAGACTGAGAAAAGAGGAATGGATTTACCTAGGAAACGAGCTAAGTCTCCAGTAGCCAAAGGGAAAACTCACGAGTCACCACCACCGAAGAAGGCAAACACAACAACGTCGTCTTCTGTCTCTAGCCAGAGGAGGAAAGTTTCGCTGAAGATCAACAGCGTGGGGGCAAGATGCAAACCTAACGGCAAGAAGAGAGGAAAAGGTCGATCTGATGAGGTGGCAGTAGTAGGCGAGGGAAGTGAAGTTTCTTCAGTTAAAAGCTCTGTGGGAAGCTGA
- the LOC108805922 gene encoding condensin-2 complex subunit H2 isoform X1, producing MTSHGVERIHRVQPERDLVANWEVDLSEKLEEYLLKICSGELTGNEEEDSPVNFAEAALLLQGSVQVYSKKVEYLYNLVLRTLEFLSNQREQEESKGTSNEAEESSSRLVDEEENDLFWNVDDIPVLVDAKNSLDNSGGADSCPSQFVKPPANLVVLEGDCLDTSGDGGELESYLLATTHLYRDFILLDPCDAVAVNEFLGGSNASSKGKTSSRRGSSGRRSFHSPVGRSGGGSGRRSSLGTNQGTKVQDAQNCDQGSSPPPPPVFGDDDHGFDMDNDDHGGGAMDLCDTDADDDEDDPWKPLNPYEPGKLKVKPFKKVKNLRKFGGSLTKDHITSMYPLARPNGPISTELTGVWEKRRREPQDIPCYEKLRALLVNGGNLPTTDANGNDKDGVKDNNHDGGSDSHDFGDDHEPAFMDEDGPVMNDDGGFTNYDGFGNEEDSHCQESLEDLCRSHLDALLANIAKNEKQTDLAARVSSWKQKIEQNLEEQELHPPFDIREYGERILNKLTVEESGHVEAFTDLMKDQEKHDVARAFSALLQLVNNGEVDLEKPGNSVGEPVCYTAANPFSVRLLNDGNRETEKRGMDLPRKRAKSPVAKGKTHESPPPKKANTTTSSSVSSQRRKVSLKINSVGARCKPNGKKRGKGRSDEVAVVGEGSEVSSVKSSVGS from the exons ATGACGAGCCACGGCGTCGAGAGGATTCATAGGGTACAGCCGGAGAGAGATTTGGTCGCGAATTGGGAAGTCGATTTGTCGGAGAAGCTAGAGGAGTACCTCCTCAAAATCTGCTCCGGCGAACTCACCggaaacgaagaagaagactcGCCTGTCAATTTCGCCGAAG CTGCTTTGCTGCTTCAGGGTTCGGTCCAGGTTTACAGCAAGAAAGTGGAGTACTTGTACAACTTGGTCTTACGTACTTTGGAGTTTCTATCCAACCAAAG AGAGCAAGAAGAGTCCAAAGGTACATCAAACGAGGCTGAGGAGAGCTCCTCTCGTCtggttgatgaagaagaaaatgaccTCTTCTGGAATGTGGATGACATCCCAG TGTTAGTTGATGCAAAGAATAGCTTGGACAACTCGGGTGGCGCAGATTCATGTCCGAGTCAGTTTGTCAAGCCTCCAGCAAATCTAGTTGTTCTTGAAGGTGACTGTTTGGATACTAGTGGTGACGGAGGAGAATTGGAATCCTATCTG TTAGCAACTACACATCTCTACCGAGACTTTATTCTATTAGACCCTTGTGATGCTGTAGCGGTGAATGAATTTTTAGGTGGTAGCAATGCCAGTAGTAAAGGAAAGACAAGTTCTCGCAGAGGCAGCTCAGGTCGTAGAAGTTTTCACTCACCAGTAGGACGTTCTGGAGGAGGTAGTGGCCGTAGATCATCTTTGGGAACGAATCAGGGCACCAAGGTTCAAGATGCTCAGAACTGTGACCAAGGGTCttcccctcctcctcctcctgttTTTGGAGATGATGATCATGGTTTTGACATGGATAATGATGACCATGGAGGAGGAGCCATGGATTTGTGTGATACagatgctgatgatgatgaagatgatccATGGAAGCCGTTGAATCCCTACGAACCAGGGAAGTTGAAAGTGAAGCCTTTCAAAAAAG TGAAAAATTTGAGAAAGTTTGGAGGGAGCCTTACCAAAGACCATATCACTTCCATGTATCCTCTTGCCAGACCCAACGGTCCCATCAGTACAGAGCTCACCGGAGTTTGGGAGAAGCGCCGCAGAGAACCACAAGACATTCCCTGTTACGAGAAG CTTCGAGCATTGCTTGTTAACGGAGGAAACCTACCTACTACTGATGCTAACGGCAATGACAAGGACGGCGTTAAAGATAACAACCATGATGGCGGCAGCGACTCCCATGATTTTGGTGATGATCATGAGCCTGCGTTCATGGATGAAGATGGTCCCGTTATG AATGATGATGGTGGTTTCACAAACTACGATGGATTTGGAAACGAAGAGGACTCACATTGTCAAGAAAGCTTGGAAGATCTTTGCCGCTCTCACCTG gATGCTCTTCTTGCAAACATAGCTAAAAATGAGAAGCAAACGGATCTGGCTGCTAGGGTTTCATCGTGGAAACAGAAAATCGAGCAAAACCTAGAAGAGCAA gAGCTACACCCTCCTTTTGACATTCGAGAATACGGTGAAAGGATTCTCAATAAGCTAACTGTTGAAGAGAGTGGACACGTGGAGGCCTTTACCGATCTCATGAAAGATCAAGAAAAGCACGATGTAGCTCGAGCTTTCTCTGCACTTCTCCAGTTA GTGAACAATGGAGAGGTTGATCTCGAGAAACCTGGCAATTCGGTAGGCGAGCCAGTTTGCTACACAGCGGCTAATCCTTTCAGCGTACGGTTGCTTAACGATGGTAACAGAGAGACTGAGAAAAGAGGAATGGATTTACCTAGGAAACGAGCTAAGTCTCCAGTAGCCAAAGGGAAAACTCACGAGTCACCACCACCGAAGAAGGCAAACACAACAACGTCGTCTTCTGTCTCTAGCCAGAGGAGGAAAGTTTCGCTGAAGATCAACAGCGTGGGGGCAAGATGCAAACCTAACGGCAAGAAGAGAGGAAAAGGTCGATCTGATGAGGTGGCAGTAGTAGGCGAGGGAAGTGAAGTTTCTTCAGTTAAAAGCTCTGTGGGAAGCTGA